TAACATATTTCGTGTAATTTTAGGGAGGATACAGTTATAATGATATCTGGAAGTTCATTGAAAAGATGAACATCATTGAAATCCTTAAGAGGCAGCTATGAAGAGATAAAACTGTTACAGCTGCTCTTTACCATGTGAATCCAACTACTAGTTCGTGATTTTCATGAAATTTGACAATTACCTAAAGTAGCAAACTGAAGCCATCCTCCAACTAAATCCAGTGTTTGAGCACATTGCGCAATTACGATTTTTGGCTTTCAGTTCTTGCTTCCAAAAGCTTGGACTTCAAACCATGCTTCTGTATTCCCCGTGGCCATTCAATACATCCTTTCATGGCTCGAGCGGTATGTGGATTTCTTGGGCCACCTGAGCAGCAATGATTAACAAAATCTTGGTAGGCTAGTGGTCTTTCAGATGGTACATTCTCTGACAAAATAACATCCACATTAGATGTCGATCCATTTGAAAATCTTCCACTGTCATCGAATGAGATTGTCTTACAGAAGTCATCATTTGACAGTGAGGATCTCCAAAGCTTGCGAAAAGAGGATCCTTTCTTCTTCGATTTCTTTGGTAATACCGAGGAGATTTCACTGGTCTCAAAATCCAGAGAACCAGATTGACCAGTGTTCTTCTCATGATTCACTTTGCCACATAAAAGATATCTGCTTCGGTCAATACCATTGACAGAATGCTCAGTTTCACCAACAGTGTAATTCGAGAACTGATCTTCAGCTTGGGTCACTGTTTCCCTACCACTTTCATCTTTGCAACTCTCATCATGATCAAGAAAGCCATTCAAACATTCATTGCTGGATTTCATGGCACATGTTTTACTCACCTCAGTATTAACAATTTGGATTGCAGAGGAATGACAAGGAGTACTATAATCAGCGAACTTATTAGTTCCCAGTTTTTTAGCTTCACATATAATAGACCCCTCATTAAGTGTATATATGTCATTTAATATTGGAGAGGTAGAAGAGAACTCCTTTATTTCTTGGATATTCAATGAGTCAACAACCTGCTTGACCACTTGCACTTCAATTAAGTCAGTCATGTCCACAGTTACATTATTGGCTCTCAAAAAGCTCTGAAGTTCTGATAAAAGATTACTCATCAGGCaatatttttcttctaaaagTAGCTTCGCATCAATCAACTTCATTTGAACCCGTTCTTCGCGCCAAACCTCAGCCAATTGAAgcatttttctttcttcttccacTTCCTCCCCAAGTTTAGCACTTTTACTCTTCAATGCTTCAATTTCAGCTCTGTCTTCTTCAATCTCCTTGACTAGCTCATTGCACACATCCTCCAGCAACTCTCGAGATTTTCTTTCTCTCTCATAATCATGCATATATTGTCTGGAAGATAACTTTGAATCAGCTAGATCAACCAGCAATTTGGAATTAACAATATCCAGCTGTTTAcaatttcttctttctcttctcaaATCATCTTTTAAGCCATCAACTACAGCATGCATCTTCTGACACTCTTTTCTTATCCATGAGGTTCTTTCTTCATTCAACTTCCTCACaaagtgtttgaatttttttctaagGCGCCTCCTTTCAGCTTCTAGCTCTTCAATGTGAATTCTTGCTCTTACTAGTTCAACTTGTAAAGCAGGAGCAAGTGAGGTGGTAACAGTATGTTGACGTTCATAAAGCTTTACAACGCTGTTGGAATGATTAATTTCTCTGGACATTTTGTAGTGGCCAGGATCCCACTTTGTAGATCCCTCCATCACAGATTTAGGAATTGGTATCCAAGAAGGGAGCTAGCAATAACGAAAATAATCATGCCAATGGTCAGAAAGTCTGGATTCTAATCAAAATGGAATTTTCAGTTGCGTATCTAGTAGAATGAATTAGAGAAAGAAAGGGAGATCAAACGTAAAACAGGAAAAGAAGTATTATATTGACGCATTAAATGAAACTGAAACGAAAGTTAATGGATGGCAAGTTAAGCCATATCTGCAATACAGAAATATAGTGGATGTGGTTTTGCAATGAACTGCAGAATGACTGAAGCAAACTATACAGACTTTTTGGTTGTGTGCAGCCGGTACAAACAATATATATGTCAAGCAAAGCTGTACGGTATGTAAGATTTACTTAGAATTTCAGTTTTGGCTTATGTCAAGCAAGTATTTCATTATCTCTAGTTGGTTATGTACAACCATTGTAATATTATCACAAGGTTGATGTTTTCTCATGACATCATATTGATTAGCATAAGTTACCTTCCTGCCTGTTCTACTTTAACTTGACGTACTTTAGTTGATAACTATAGTTAAAATCCTTCGCTCCCCTATAATTAGCAGATCAACCTCACAATTAAGGATAGTTGATCAATACCCCAAACATGTCTTACAGCCTGTTTGGATGGAACTACTACAACTTATGGCTTTTGATGCGTTTTTgttattttagcttaaaaacAAGTACTTTAAAAAACACTTTCTAAGTTTCATTTTTCTTGTGCTAATTACGCAATATATTCAATTCCTCCCCACCCCCACAACAACCAAACAGCATATGAGACGTGAAAAAGGAAATAAGaagtaaaaaaatgaaaactttcTGGAAAACAAGAACAAAGGGTTAAATTCAATTACACATTGAAAAGTGAAAACCTACCGGGTGAATCAAACCACGCTGCCGCCTCATGCCGCCGCAAACGCCACCAGCCGAGTCGAAATCCGCCGCCAATTGCCACAAGCCAGCGGCGAGCTTTCTGGCGGAGACACTCATCTTTGGCCCACCATTAAAACGCTCAAATCTTCTGCATTCCATTTCCATCAAAGGGTCATCATCgcctttttcatcaaaattgtTCAGCAAGAATTGATTGGCTGAGGCTGTACCATTTTCATCCTTCATACTCCTCCGAACTCCGGCCACCGGAGTTCTTGTTTTCTTCCGGCGGTGGTTCAACTGATAATCAATTGAAGTAGCAGTTCCATCTGTGATCTTCATTTTTCTCAACTAGCAATTTGTACAATTGTAGTCATATGAAGCATTAATTGTGTGTATATTTTTTGCATTATGAATCAGGTTAGAAACAGGGGAAAGGAGAAAACAGAGGAGGGTGGTGGGACTTTTGGAATTGAATTTAACATACATAAAAAACATTGACAATTCCTGTGAGACGAACTGTACCTTTGAATGTGTGATGTTTTTTTGTCTTCATCCGCCATCCCCACAATCTTTAACTTTTTGTGCACGTCtagtttttttcaaattttcgtCTTATAAGCTGATATAAAAACTTCGTGTTTTTCCTCTTAGAGATCATTAAATAATTGCTTTGTGCAACAAATTATGTAGTATTCTATCGAGTTCCAACTccaaacataatttttttttatttgactaTTTAATTGAgcgaatattttaaaatttatttatttattattttatgtttatgttttaTCCAATTAGTAATTACATATTTTGGTGtgcataattttcaaaaaattattattgttaattttattattattattaatataactatttaactatttttatgaattcttaatttttgaataaagtatattcaaatttttaagtatttaattagtatattattattgttgttgttgttgttgttattattattattattattattatcatttatttatttatatattattatgaatttttaatttagaataataattttttatataagtttcaaattttaaatatttatttactatatatacattatataataCTGTGAAATCAAAAGAATGGGTGGAGaagaataaaaaattacaaGGTCCGCCATTATTTTGCGAATCAAACACACCCTTAGTTTCGGTGTTTTCCAGACTAAAGAGGTAACTAGAAATTTCCTACCATatcctttcttcttcaaacATACTTTCTTCGTCCATGTTTacttgttaaatattttttaatttgatttttattttttatttattatttttgataaatcaagaaaatatatttttgtttatttattatattctcaATTTATTTAGAGAGTTAATATCTTTgaaaaaaatgtaaaacttCTTGAAAatctttaataaaaaatttgagATCTATCAATTAAAAGGAATAAAATAGTAAACTAATtatatcaatcattattttcttaacaAATGTATTAAGATAAAATTTgacaaagtaaaaaaaagaagagaaaatatatattttctgcAAAAATCTAATTCCCAAGTCCTTTCTAAATGTAGAAATAATTTCaatggaaaaaaaaagggaGACAAATTCCTGTTGGTGCTAATTATCCTCGATACATTTTAATGATTCATGCTCCTACCTAAATGTTAATGATTTTATTCGCTTAAGCTTGTCGGAAACAAAataattatccatataactGCACTTTCCCCTTTACCTTAAATGGAAAGGAGAACAATATTTATtagtttcataaattaattaatagtaGAAACTGTATTTTTTAACTACCGtgtcaaattcaaatattatatttaatgatttttaagAAATATGTCAActaaaatatgaacaagtaaaaatgtgTGAGAAAAATTCAGACAATTTGGCCATGTATGTCAATCATGCACATAAAATAGTTCAATCTTTTATTGGGAAAAAGGCATaaattttcatcttaaattATACCGAAAAGTCAGGTACATACTTAAATTATCATGACAATCtattacacacttaaactacctaaaagtgaatttattacCCCCTAAAACTGACgtgataaattttttttaaaaaaaatagcgCATCAGactaaaattaaagtaaaaaattttaaaaaacaaaatcattCACTCCACGTCCTTTCATCTTCACACCTACccattcttttcttcttcacaccctaCTCATtatcctcatcttcttctttctttatttttcaacataattctttatttttcatcacaACCTCAAAATGTGAGACCACAAAATAACATTGAAAAATCTCCCTCCGGCCATCGCCGCCGTCGCCGGAGAATCTTTAAGTGTCTTTAGAACCTTCCTGCCCCACTTTTGCTTTCCTCGATTTACTCCACATTTTGAATCATGATTTTTTTACCAAATTccaacaaaaaagaagaagaattttaGCTAAAAATCTAAAAGTCAAACTTCGTTTTTATTCCACTTTAGATATGGAATAAAAATTATCTTTCACTCAAATTGTTCAGATTCAAGCAAATTAAATTTATAGGCAAAaacatttaatatattttgattagtAAAATTAAAGAGTGCTTGTGTATGGCTGAGAAGACGAAGGAGAGTGAATTTGATTTTGGTGGAGAAGACGattggagggggggggggttagGTGGTGTtctaaaaattttaataattaattaggaggtaattagtataaaatatagttaattaataaagaaaagaaaagaaaaaagatataaaaaattataattttcaatATGGCGTTAATGTGGTAGCGAGTGTAATACACCACATATTATGAAAGTGGTGTTGTCAGTTTTAGGGGgtaataaattcacttttaggtagtttaagtgtgtaataAATCGCCATAATAATTTACGTGTGTAACTACTTTTTAGTACAAGTTCAAAAGAgaatttatgtcttttcccaTCTTTTATTATTCCATTCGGTAGCTCATATTTgctttttattaataattaaaataattaccaTCCTATAACCACTATCAATTCTCTATCATCTTCATTGCATATCAACACCTCCACCACCTTTCTTGTTTTGTTGTCGAATAAAAACCACTTAAATTTGGTTCAAAATTTTCGACCATGCGCAATTGTGATTTGTTTTGATTGGATGATATCAGGTTTTGTTAAAAAtatcttaagaagcttaaatatTAATTTCGAAGTACATACTATATAATCATGTATATCTTTTTATATCAGTGTATatctatgaatatatatatacgtgTGAAAAGAAATTGCAATTTGTGTATGCCTTCTACAACTTTGAGATTGAGAAGCATGTTGATGCATGAATTGCGAAATTAATTTAGTGTGAcatctttttctttaatttgttttaaaaaagaatatcatctatttataattaagaataattcaattttaaattattttttaatctaaatGAAATGACTTTTagtatgataaatatttaagaattttttaaaactgTAAGTCAAATGATGTCATATAAATTGTTGGAACGATAGGGAGCAACTTTTAAGGTGAGATTTATCCAAGATTATATAAAGAGAGTAATTACCTCATTCACAACCAATGTGAAATTCTGGCACCCTTACACACCAAGGACTAAATATATGAAGTGTGGATAATATATCATCGTCCGcaacatcaaaaaaaaataattaaatgagtCTGAATACaataccaaaaaaagaaaaactacacaaaatagatCAATTGTGAAACTATTACCCAAATTGGATCTAACCTAAATTATTTACTCTTAATGGACCCATGATGACCTATACTATTTATCCTCTTACCCACTTTCTCATTTCTTATTTCACGCATGACGTCAAAATCACTGTTATGCattaatcctctgtgatacctataggtatattgataccatgtTGCTATCATATAGGACTAAACTTAATTTTATGTGATACTCTATTTGTATTTTaataccctatcggtatcatataggattgaactctttttttaataaataaaaataaaacaattaagagaaaatttatT
The sequence above is a segment of the Solanum dulcamara chromosome 11, daSolDulc1.2, whole genome shotgun sequence genome. Coding sequences within it:
- the LOC129873742 gene encoding uncharacterized protein LOC129873742; this translates as MKITDGTATSIDYQLNHRRKKTRTPVAGVRRSMKDENGTASANQFLLNNFDEKGDDDPLMEMECRRFERFNGGPKMSVSARKLAAGLWQLAADFDSAGGVCGGMRRQRGLIHPLPSWIPIPKSVMEGSTKWDPGHYKMSREINHSNSVVKLYERQHTVTTSLAPALQVELVRARIHIEELEAERRRLRKKFKHFVRKLNEERTSWIRKECQKMHAVVDGLKDDLRRERRNCKQLDIVNSKLLVDLADSKLSSRQYMHDYERERKSRELLEDVCNELVKEIEEDRAEIEALKSKSAKLGEEVEEERKMLQLAEVWREERVQMKLIDAKLLLEEKYCLMSNLLSELQSFLRANNVTVDMTDLIEVQVVKQVVDSLNIQEIKEFSSTSPILNDIYTLNEGSIICEAKKLGTNKFADYSTPCHSSAIQIVNTEVSKTCAMKSSNECLNGFLDHDESCKDESGRETVTQAEDQFSNYTVGETEHSVNGIDRSRYLLCGKVNHEKNTGQSGSLDFETSEISSVLPKKSKKKGSSFRKLWRSSLSNDDFCKTISFDDSGRFSNGSTSNVDVILSENVPSERPLAYQDFVNHCCSGGPRNPHTARAMKGCIEWPRGIQKHGLKSKLLEARTESQKS